ATTGCCTTTTTAAGTGGTCGCTCAGCGGCGATCATGAATAGCGGCGGCGCGGTCACTACTAACTTGGGCAATACGGGTATCGATGAAGCGCCAAGCTTTTCGCCTAATGGTAAGCGGGTCGTTTACGCCTCAAAGCAAGGCGGCAAAGGTGTATTAACCATCAAATCATTGAATGGTGGTGAGTCGTTTGGTAAGTCTGGTCAAGGCACGATTCGCTCACCAGTCTGGTCATCTAGTCCTAAATAAATCATATTTATCATTATCTTTCTTAATTCATAAAGTCTTGCTCATAAAAAAGCGCCTAATAAATAATTAGGCGCTTTTTTATGAGCAAGGTACGGTTAAATCATTTCGCTACTAGCATGTATTGGACAATTATTGACTAAATTAGTAAACACGATTAATCATCACTCGGATCACCCGCTGATGGATTGGGATGCCGCAGTTTTGCCACATCTTCAGCAGTCACGGTATCGGTAAAACCATTTAGGTCACTGACCACATATTGAGTAACCGCCGCCATCTGTGCATCGTTCATCATTCCATGGAATGAGGGCATGCCACGAAAGCCATTAATCAAGATATCGATGATGTAATACTTTGATTGCATCTTACTGTTATTCGCCAGTGGCGGATAATAGCCTGCACCGTAAGCACCCTCGCCTTTGTGCATGTGACAAGCCGCACAAGAGTCGTGATACAGCTTTTTGCCATCTGTCGTTACAAAGCCATTTGTGCCTTCAAACTTTGCGTCCCATTCAGTAATACTTGGGTCGTCTTCCATATTGGGCAATGAGCTATCGTCGACAATATTGATAGCAGGTGCAGTAAGCTCCTCACGGCTCATATAAACGCCGCCCCACGCACCCGTATTTCGGCTTGCTTGATAGTCA
This region of Psychrobacter sp. JCM 18902 genomic DNA includes:
- a CDS encoding c-type cytochrome, with the translated sequence MKNMTLKLLTVMLLSGISSAALLGCSQRSDDEVTVSSVQDQNSLTTNDYQASRNTGAWGGVYMSREELTAPAINIVDDSSLPNMEDDPSITEWDAKFEGTNGFVTTDGKKLYHDSCAACHMHKGEGAYGAGYYPPLANNSKMQSKYYIIDILINGFRGMPSFHGMMNDAQMAAVTQYVVSDLNGFTDTVTAEDVAKLRHPNPSAGDPSDD